A part of Gambusia affinis linkage group LG19, SWU_Gaff_1.0, whole genome shotgun sequence genomic DNA contains:
- the tlcd4b gene encoding TLC domain-containing protein 4-B isoform X2, with product MGDSFFVCHHLAALYAYGFVLTRGVLPYFANFRLISELSTPFVNQRWFYEVLKYPRSHRMVVLNGVAMAVVFFVVRIAVMPSYWASVFATFGTPEFERLGLGAQVAWITSCIALDVLNTIWMYKIARGCYRVLTGRGGRKVKADVDEKHANNHTD from the exons ATGGGGGACAGCTTTTTCGTCTGCCACCACTTGGCGGCGCTGTATGCCTATGGATTCGTGTTG ACACGCGGGGTGCTTCCTTATTTCGCCAATTTCCGTCTCATTTCAGAGCTGTCCACGCCGTTCGTGAACCAAAG GTGGTTCTACGAGGTGTTGAAGTACCCCCGCTCACACCGGATGGTGGTGCTGAACGGCGTTGCCATGGCGGTGGTGTTCTTCGTCGTCCGCATTGCCGTCATGCCGTCCTACTGGGCGAGCGTCTTCGCCACATTCGGCACGCCCGAGTTCGAGCGGCTGGGCCTGGGAGCGCAGGTGGCCTGGATCACGTCGTGCATCGCCCTGGACGTCCTCAACACCATCTGGATGTACAAGATCGCCCGCGGCTGCTACAGAGTCCTGACGGGGAGAGGCGGGCGGAAGGTGAAGGCCGACGTGGACGAGAAGCACGCGAACAACCACACGGACTAA